A genomic segment from Bradysia coprophila strain Holo2 chromosome III, BU_Bcop_v1, whole genome shotgun sequence encodes:
- the LOC119074333 gene encoding arginine-glutamic acid dipeptide repeats protein isoform X1, with the protein MAASTQGEIRVGSGHQVNDVYAKLPDYEPIENYKEVDERELEEKRWSPAIVLDGDLLMYLRAARSMAAFQGMCDGGSPEDGCMAASRDDTTINAFDVLHDSGYDPGKALQALVKCPVPKGIDKKWTEDETKKFIKGLRQFGKNFFRIHKDLLPHKETPELVEFYYLWKKTPGANNNRPHRRRRAGSLRRNRVTRASNAPTNKKEETPEPTSTDTRPASITKEDNSSLTEDDASECESDSSTTNKRSTSNNTEILGDESPSRMRTRNKQAKDQSSNKRPKRGTDTPDTANDNPKTPNKNDKRKSTNNKPETPKAKKRPNIDVDADNDTSEDKDKRKRCDSPTESINSDSRPESVIDDQENTSEPPESSLSVHVPKDSEEKLEDPLSIAIMEPLSCVSSNEKDEEVEEESNQEPSIVDPSSEQAEPDPVVDDNAEVKVETKLPNEEEEEEQNTVPTENIPVTGSSQPEETFAPQPNPATTAVTSVINAAVSPSSFAAKEEEMVSAIANIKQETTSATTGAVNYASKDVLYIKKEPGDDSTDNSNSNEPHDLKVKVEIKTEKKPEASEQEPKFEEDHTAVAKPPSFEGHIKYGMTDPHMKYGMEATKYGDPMKFSHENPSKYPPDMTMKYPPQETLKYNPDGVMKYDMKPYMENPQKYTDESMKPYPENPMKMEQPQVLKGGPYQTEPADMKYNPESQHKYTMPPEALKYENDEGAAGMNKHSYPEPHSAHRSPYDQPQSMMKFGEQMSKFHGMPPSASNPQDLKYLPEMKYRVQDGSVKSQYSADNLIKSSAYPDHLSSMKYPPTDIDNSARSTPNQDSQGSNSNFQTQLHPHGNIPSPQTRAGSPQNQSPHLNQSQSTPLILSHPGLPSHHGSSHLPSNHPSLLSSSASPTVTPGGLTQQSQHLHGTANMPLGMSSGLNPANPSILPPTSTSSTHPTLHRPHQDIPSPLHHPLVGFGSHTSSSHNQSPSAPANNSRNESDRLERRDSGLHHRASPVGGMIPGSSSGLLTHPAIPHMHLGGPPTVPSVALPLLSSHHPSHLGPPLLPPNSSVPNAPLPLISSHSGSGLSDGRHTPISVPPSSTHAPTPTTASSAFSRTSPSVQYASLPPSSAHRTSSPSQPPNSLTRGSPLHLPHHSSASALSAAAAAAAERDRQALMRQQSPHMTPPPVSSSSLIASPLSKMYGQPPRSLGASSPPHHLRPGASPPVLRHPQMPLPLPLTGSMPTPMGMHPAHNPYSHHLIHPMFYPHQHNPFNAPYASYHPYSPAGYQFMARPPPPNAALEASVMSHHQSVPPRCDEPPAHVDKQMSISNSPSIHKQIKPPAPKTPQGSSSSGSNSGAGPYPSPHQYSQPHQFAESPLSAGKTSHMDALRAHAHSASSGLSHHPTDPVHVDIEPDPEPEVPSPTHNIQRGPSPDCKPDDTECHRSQSAIFVRRCDRGDYNSCTRTDLEFKPVADSKLARKREERDRKLAEKERERRQQQQQQAAQQQQQAAAAQQQQQQQQQQQQQQQQQQHQQQQAQQAAAQQQAQQQAAQQAKMKSEIKPYVDTPALRQLSEYARPHGFSPVEPMVPYHHPMGPMYSREREFEDLKNAQAAAAASSRLDPHWMEFYRMRGLHPSQFPLYPNQAAISQLERERLGIPPSHHGLDPNDPMIRLAGEFHAHSHTHLHLHSQQQQEAVGFQLPPNVPPYPRPNMLLGREHNPEVLLRMSYADQLQAAEFRQTMDRAHTLHEQYFSARLVADFLREMELYFTLFDHMR; encoded by the exons ATGGCGGCCTCCACTCAGGGAGAAATCAGAGTGGGTTCCGGCCACCAGGTAAACGATGTCTAT GCAAAACTTCCCGATTACGAACcaattgaaaattacaaagaAGTTGATGAACGTGAATTAGAAGAAAAACGATGGAGTCCTGCAATTGTATTAGACGGCGATTTGTTAATGTACTTACGAGCTGCTAGATCTATGGCAGCATTTCAAGGTATGTGTGATGGGGGATCTCCAGAAGACGGATGTATGGCAGCGAGTCGTGATGATACTACAATAAACGCATTTGATGTT CTACATGATTCTGGATATGACCCAGGCAAAGCGTTGCAAGCATTAGTTAAGTGCCCTGTACCAAAGGGAATCGATAAAAAATGGACTGAAgatgaaacaaagaaatttattaaagGTTTGAGACAATTTGGAAAGAACTTTTTCCGAATACACAAGGATTTATTGCCGCACAAAGAAACT CCCGAATTAGTGGAATTTTACTATTTATGGAAGAAAACGCCCGGTGCCAACAATAATCGACCACATAGACGTCGACGGGCAGGTTCACTTCGACGGAATCGAGTGACCCGTGCAAGTAATGCACCAACAAATAAAAAGGAAGAAACTCCTGAACCGACCTCAACAGACACACGACCAGCATCGATAACGAAAGAGGATAATAGCTCATTGACAGAGGACGATGCAAGCGAGTGTGAAAGTGATTCGAGTACGACAAATAAAC GTTCGACATCAAATAATACTGAAATTCTTGGTGACGAGTCTCCATCGAGAATGAGGACTCGCAATAAGCAAGCCAAAGATCAATCCAGTAACAAGCGCCCGAAACGAGGTACTGATACTCCTGATACGGCTAACGATAATCCAAAAACACCCaacaaaaatgacaaaagAAAAAGCACCAATAATAAGCCAGAAACGCCAAAGGCAAAGAAACGTCCCAATATTGACGTGGATGCTGACAATGACACATCCGAGGACAAAGATAAACGTAAACGATGTGAT AGTCCCACTGAAAGCATCAACTCTGACAGTCGACCAGAATCTGTCATTGATGATCAGGAGAATACGAGTGAGCCTCCAGAGAGCTCTCTATCTGTTCATGTACCTAAAGATTCAGAAGAAAAACTGGAAGATCCTCTGTCCATAGCCATTATGGAACCACTCTCATGCGTCAGCAGCAATGAAAAGGACGAAGAAGTGGAAGAAGAATCGAATCAAGAACCTTCAATCGTTGATCCGAGCAGTGAACAAGCTGAACCAGATCCAGTTGTAGACGATAATGCAGAGGTGAAAGTCGAAACCAAGTTACcgaacgaagaagaagaagaggaaCAGAACACTGTGCCAACGGAAAATATCCCGGTAACGGGTTCCAGTCAACCAGAAGAGACGTTTGCACCACAACCAAATCCAGCGACTACGGCAGTTACTTCTGTTATAAATGCTGCAGTTTCTCCCAGCTCATTTGCTGCTAAGGAAGAGGAAATGGTTTCCGCTATAGCGAATATCAAGCAGGAAACGACCTCAGCTACCACAGGAGCTGTAAACTATGCTTCTAAAGATGTTTTGTACATCAAAAAGGAGCCTGGAGATGATTCTACAGACAATAGCAACAGTAATGAACCGCATGACTTGAAGGTCAAAGTCGAAATAAAGACTGAAAAGAAGCCAGAAGCGTCTGAACAGGAACCGAAATTCGAGGAAGATCACACTGCTGTTGCGAAACCACCATCATTCGAAGGGCATATAAAATACGGAATGACTGATCCTCACATGAAATACGGGATGGAAGCTACGAAGTATGGCGAtccaatgaaattttcacatGAGAATCCGAGCAAATATCCGCCTGATATGACTATGAAGTATCCACCACAAGAGACATTAAAATATAATCCCGATGGAGTGATGAAGTATGACATGAAGCCATACAtggaaaatcctcaaaaataCACGGACGAATCAATGAAACCGTACCCGGAGAATCCAATGAAAATGGAACAGCCACAAGTGCTGAAAGGAGGTCCATATCAAACAGAACCAGCTGACATGAAATATAATCCAGAGAGCCAGCACAAGTATACAATGCCGCCAGAAGCACTGAAGTATGAAAACGACGAAGGGGCCGCAGGTATGAACAAACACTCCTACCCCGAACCACACTCTGCTCATCGATCTCCATACGATCAACCGCAGTCTATGATGAAATTTGGAGAACAAATGTCGAAATTCCATGGAATGCCACCGAGTGCTTCAAATCCACAAGATTTGAAGTATTTACCAGAAATGAAGTACCGCGTTCAAGATGGCTCCGTAAAATCACAATACTCTGCGGACAACTTGATTAAAAGTTCGGCTTATCCCGATCATCTTAGTTCGATGAAATACCCACCGACGGATATCGATAACTCGGCACGGTCCACTCCGAATCAGGATAGTCAGGGAAGTAACAGCAATTTCCAGACACAGCTTCATCCACATGGAAATATTCCGTCGCCACAAACAAGAGCTGGCTCTCCACAAAATCAGTCACCACATTTAAATCAATCTCAATCGACTCCACTGATACTTAGTCATCCTGGTCTCCCCAGTCATCACGGCAGCAGTCATCTACCTTCGAATCATCCATCACTACTATCCTCAAGTGCATCACCAACTGTTACACCTGGTGGCCTTACGCAGCAATCACAACACTTGCATGGAACTGCAAATATGCCTCTTGGCATGTCTAGTGGATTGAATCCAGCGAATCCGTCGATACTTCCCCCAACTAGTACTTCTTCTACACATCCAACGTTGCATCGACCTCACCAAGATATACCATCTCCGCTACATCATCCATTAGTTGGTTTTGGGTCGCATACGTCGAGTAGTCACAATCAGAGCCCATCGGCACCAGCCAACAATTCAAGAAATGAATCAGATCGACTCGAAAGAAGAGATAGCGGACTACATCACCGTGCGTCGCCTGTTGGTGGAATGATTCCTGGGAGCAGTTCGGGATTGCTCACTCATCCAGCGATTCCACATATGCATCTTGGTGGACCGCCGACCGTTCCATCTGTTGCTTTGCCACTATTATCATCGCATCATCCAAGTCATTTGGGGCCACCATTGCTACCTCCAAACTCTTCTGTACCAAATGCTCCATTGCCTCTGATCAGCAGTCATTCTGGAAGTGGTTTGAGCGATGGCCGACATACACCAATTTCTGTTCCGCCATCTTCGACACACGCCCCAACGCCAACCACTGCTAGTTCAGCATTTAGTCGTACAAGTCCAAGTGTTCAGTATGCTTCGTTACCACCTTCGTCTGCTCATCGCACAAGTTCTCCATCACAACCACCGAATAGTTTAACAAGAGGAAGTCCGCTACATTTACCACACCATTCATCTGCATCAGCCTTGTCTGCGGCTGCAGCAGCAGCTGCTGAACGTGATCGTCAAGCTTTAATGCGTCAGCAATCACCACATATGACACCTCCGCCAGTGTCATCATCATCGCTGATAGCAAGTCCATtaagcaaaatgtatggacaGCCGCCAAGATCGTTGGGCGCATCGTCTCCACCACATCACTTGCGACCAGGAGCTTCACCTCCAGTTCTCCGACATCCACAAATGCCTCTTCCACTTCCATTAACTGGAAGTATGCCTACACCAATGGGAATGCATCCAGCACATAATCCTTACTCTCACCATTTGATTCATCCAATGTTCTATCCGCATCAACACAATCCATTCAACGCTCCGTACGCCTCTTATCATCCGTATTCTCCAGCTGGCTATCAATTTATGGCTAGACCGCCACCTCCGAATGCAGCACTTGAAGCGAGTGTCATGTCTCACCATCAAAGTGTTCCACCACGATGTGACGAACCGCCAGCACATGTGGACAAACAAATGTCCATATCCAATTCACCGAGCATTCACAAACAG ATTAAACCTCCAGCACCTAAAACTCCACAGGGAAGTAGTAGCAGCGGAAGTAACAGTGGAGCAGGACCGTATCCGAGTCCACATCAATATTCTCAACCACATCAATTTGCCGAATCGCCATTGTCGGCGGGTAAAACAAGCCACATGGATGCGTTGAGAGCACATGCACATTCGGCTAGTAGCGGACTGAGTCATCATCCAACAGATCCTGTTCATGTCGATATCGAACCAGATCCTGAACCAGAAGTTCCTAGCCCTACACATAACATACAGCGCGGTCCTAGTCCCGATTGTAAGCCGGATGATACAGAATGCCATCGTTCGCAGTCGGCAAT ATTTGTTCGCCGATGTGACCGTGGTGATTACAATTCATGCACACGAACCGATCTCGAGTTCAAGCCTGTTGCAGATTCGAAATTAGCAAGAAAGCGAGAGGAACGGGATCGGAAATTGGCCGAGAAGGAACGTGAACGTCgtcaacagcaacaacagcaaGCTGctcaacagcaacaacaagcTGCAGCTGcccaacagcagcagcagcagcaacaacagcaacaacaacaacagcagcagcaacagcaCCAGCAACAACAGGCCCAACAAGCTGCCGCTCAACAACAAGCTCAACAACAGGCTGCACAACAAGCCAAAATGAAATCGGAAATCAAACCGTATGTCGACACACCAGCATTGAGACAGTTGTCCGAGTATGCTAGACCGCATGGTTTCAG TCCTGTTGAACCGATGGTTCCATATCATCATCCAATGGGGCCAATGTACAGTAGAGAGAG agaATTTGAGGATCTGAAAAATGCTCAAGCTGCAGCTGCTGCGTCTTCGAGACTTGATCCACATTGGATGGAATTTTACAGGATGCG CGGTCTTCATCCATCCCAATTCCCCCTTTATCCGAACCAAGCAGCTATATCTCAACTGGAACGCGAACGACTTGGCATACCTCCTTCACATCATGGACTTGATCCGAACGATCCAATG ATACGATTGGCTGGCGAATTTCACGCCCATTCTCATACTCATTTACATTTGCATTCACAGCAACAGCAAGAAGCAGTCGGATTCCAGCTACCAC CCAACGTACCACCATATCCACGACCGAATATGTTATTGGGGAGGGAACACAATCCGGAAGTTTTGCTGCGTATGTCCTACGCTGATCAATTGCAG GCGGCCGAGTTCCGACAGACGATGGATCGAGCGCATACATTGCACGAACAGTACTTCAG TGCAAGACTTGTCGCGGATTTTCTAAGAGAAATGGAGCTTTATTTTACTCTATTTGATCATATGCGGTAG
- the LOC119074333 gene encoding arginine-glutamic acid dipeptide repeats protein isoform X8 has protein sequence MAASTQGEIRVGSGHQAKLPDYEPIENYKEVDERELEEKRWSPAIVLDGDLLMYLRAARSMAAFQGMCDGGSPEDGCMAASRDDTTINAFDVLHDSGYDPGKALQALVKCPVPKGIDKKWTEDETKKFIKGLRQFGKNFFRIHKDLLPHKETPELVEFYYLWKKTPGANNNRPHRRRRAGSLRRNRVTRASNAPTNKKEETPEPTSTDTRPASITKEDNSSLTEDDASECESDSSTTNKRSTSNNTEILGDESPSRMRTRNKQAKDQSSNKRPKRGTDTPDTANDNPKTPNKNDKRKSTNNKPETPKAKKRPNIDVDADNDTSEDKDKRKRCDSPTESINSDSRPESVIDDQENTSEPPESSLSVHVPKDSEEKLEDPLSIAIMEPLSCVSSNEKDEEVEEESNQEPSIVDPSSEQAEPDPVVDDNAEVKVETKLPNEEEEEEQNTVPTENIPVTGSSQPEETFAPQPNPATTAVTSVINAAVSPSSFAAKEEEMVSAIANIKQETTSATTGAVNYASKDVLYIKKEPGDDSTDNSNSNEPHDLKVKVEIKTEKKPEASEQEPKFEEDHTAVAKPPSFEGHIKYGMTDPHMKYGMEATKYGDPMKFSHENPSKYPPDMTMKYPPQETLKYNPDGVMKYDMKPYMENPQKYTDESMKPYPENPMKMEQPQVLKGGPYQTEPADMKYNPESQHKYTMPPEALKYENDEGAAGMNKHSYPEPHSAHRSPYDQPQSMMKFGEQMSKFHGMPPSASNPQDLKYLPEMKYRVQDGSVKSQYSADNLIKSSAYPDHLSSMKYPPTDIDNSARSTPNQDSQGSNSNFQTQLHPHGNIPSPQTRAGSPQNQSPHLNQSQSTPLILSHPGLPSHHGSSHLPSNHPSLLSSSASPTVTPGGLTQQSQHLHGTANMPLGMSSGLNPANPSILPPTSTSSTHPTLHRPHQDIPSPLHHPLVGFGSHTSSSHNQSPSAPANNSRNESDRLERRDSGLHHRASPVGGMIPGSSSGLLTHPAIPHMHLGGPPTVPSVALPLLSSHHPSHLGPPLLPPNSSVPNAPLPLISSHSGSGLSDGRHTPISVPPSSTHAPTPTTASSAFSRTSPSVQYASLPPSSAHRTSSPSQPPNSLTRGSPLHLPHHSSASALSAAAAAAAERDRQALMRQQSPHMTPPPVSSSSLIASPLSKMYGQPPRSLGASSPPHHLRPGASPPVLRHPQMPLPLPLTGSMPTPMGMHPAHNPYSHHLIHPMFYPHQHNPFNAPYASYHPYSPAGYQFMARPPPPNAALEASVMSHHQSVPPRCDEPPAHVDKQMSISNSPSIHKQIKPPAPKTPQGSSSSGSNSGAGPYPSPHQYSQPHQFAESPLSAGKTSHMDALRAHAHSASSGLSHHPTDPVHVDIEPDPEPEVPSPTHNIQRGPSPDCKPDDTECHRSQSAIFVRRCDRGDYNSCTRTDLEFKPVADSKLARKREERDRKLAEKERERRQQQQQQAAQQQQQAAAAQQQQQQQQQQQQQQQQQQHQQQQAQQAAAQQQAQQQAAQQAKMKSEIKPYVDTPALRQLSEYARPHGFREFEDLKNAQAAAAASSRLDPHWMEFYRMRGLHPSQFPLYPNQAAISQLERERLGIPPSHHGLDPNDPMIRLAGEFHAHSHTHLHLHSQQQQEAVGFQLPPNVPPYPRPNMLLGREHNPEVLLRMSYADQLQAAEFRQTMDRAHTLHEQYFSARLVADFLREMELYFTLFDHMR, from the exons ATGGCGGCCTCCACTCAGGGAGAAATCAGAGTGGGTTCCGGCCACCAG GCAAAACTTCCCGATTACGAACcaattgaaaattacaaagaAGTTGATGAACGTGAATTAGAAGAAAAACGATGGAGTCCTGCAATTGTATTAGACGGCGATTTGTTAATGTACTTACGAGCTGCTAGATCTATGGCAGCATTTCAAGGTATGTGTGATGGGGGATCTCCAGAAGACGGATGTATGGCAGCGAGTCGTGATGATACTACAATAAACGCATTTGATGTT CTACATGATTCTGGATATGACCCAGGCAAAGCGTTGCAAGCATTAGTTAAGTGCCCTGTACCAAAGGGAATCGATAAAAAATGGACTGAAgatgaaacaaagaaatttattaaagGTTTGAGACAATTTGGAAAGAACTTTTTCCGAATACACAAGGATTTATTGCCGCACAAAGAAACT CCCGAATTAGTGGAATTTTACTATTTATGGAAGAAAACGCCCGGTGCCAACAATAATCGACCACATAGACGTCGACGGGCAGGTTCACTTCGACGGAATCGAGTGACCCGTGCAAGTAATGCACCAACAAATAAAAAGGAAGAAACTCCTGAACCGACCTCAACAGACACACGACCAGCATCGATAACGAAAGAGGATAATAGCTCATTGACAGAGGACGATGCAAGCGAGTGTGAAAGTGATTCGAGTACGACAAATAAAC GTTCGACATCAAATAATACTGAAATTCTTGGTGACGAGTCTCCATCGAGAATGAGGACTCGCAATAAGCAAGCCAAAGATCAATCCAGTAACAAGCGCCCGAAACGAGGTACTGATACTCCTGATACGGCTAACGATAATCCAAAAACACCCaacaaaaatgacaaaagAAAAAGCACCAATAATAAGCCAGAAACGCCAAAGGCAAAGAAACGTCCCAATATTGACGTGGATGCTGACAATGACACATCCGAGGACAAAGATAAACGTAAACGATGTGAT AGTCCCACTGAAAGCATCAACTCTGACAGTCGACCAGAATCTGTCATTGATGATCAGGAGAATACGAGTGAGCCTCCAGAGAGCTCTCTATCTGTTCATGTACCTAAAGATTCAGAAGAAAAACTGGAAGATCCTCTGTCCATAGCCATTATGGAACCACTCTCATGCGTCAGCAGCAATGAAAAGGACGAAGAAGTGGAAGAAGAATCGAATCAAGAACCTTCAATCGTTGATCCGAGCAGTGAACAAGCTGAACCAGATCCAGTTGTAGACGATAATGCAGAGGTGAAAGTCGAAACCAAGTTACcgaacgaagaagaagaagaggaaCAGAACACTGTGCCAACGGAAAATATCCCGGTAACGGGTTCCAGTCAACCAGAAGAGACGTTTGCACCACAACCAAATCCAGCGACTACGGCAGTTACTTCTGTTATAAATGCTGCAGTTTCTCCCAGCTCATTTGCTGCTAAGGAAGAGGAAATGGTTTCCGCTATAGCGAATATCAAGCAGGAAACGACCTCAGCTACCACAGGAGCTGTAAACTATGCTTCTAAAGATGTTTTGTACATCAAAAAGGAGCCTGGAGATGATTCTACAGACAATAGCAACAGTAATGAACCGCATGACTTGAAGGTCAAAGTCGAAATAAAGACTGAAAAGAAGCCAGAAGCGTCTGAACAGGAACCGAAATTCGAGGAAGATCACACTGCTGTTGCGAAACCACCATCATTCGAAGGGCATATAAAATACGGAATGACTGATCCTCACATGAAATACGGGATGGAAGCTACGAAGTATGGCGAtccaatgaaattttcacatGAGAATCCGAGCAAATATCCGCCTGATATGACTATGAAGTATCCACCACAAGAGACATTAAAATATAATCCCGATGGAGTGATGAAGTATGACATGAAGCCATACAtggaaaatcctcaaaaataCACGGACGAATCAATGAAACCGTACCCGGAGAATCCAATGAAAATGGAACAGCCACAAGTGCTGAAAGGAGGTCCATATCAAACAGAACCAGCTGACATGAAATATAATCCAGAGAGCCAGCACAAGTATACAATGCCGCCAGAAGCACTGAAGTATGAAAACGACGAAGGGGCCGCAGGTATGAACAAACACTCCTACCCCGAACCACACTCTGCTCATCGATCTCCATACGATCAACCGCAGTCTATGATGAAATTTGGAGAACAAATGTCGAAATTCCATGGAATGCCACCGAGTGCTTCAAATCCACAAGATTTGAAGTATTTACCAGAAATGAAGTACCGCGTTCAAGATGGCTCCGTAAAATCACAATACTCTGCGGACAACTTGATTAAAAGTTCGGCTTATCCCGATCATCTTAGTTCGATGAAATACCCACCGACGGATATCGATAACTCGGCACGGTCCACTCCGAATCAGGATAGTCAGGGAAGTAACAGCAATTTCCAGACACAGCTTCATCCACATGGAAATATTCCGTCGCCACAAACAAGAGCTGGCTCTCCACAAAATCAGTCACCACATTTAAATCAATCTCAATCGACTCCACTGATACTTAGTCATCCTGGTCTCCCCAGTCATCACGGCAGCAGTCATCTACCTTCGAATCATCCATCACTACTATCCTCAAGTGCATCACCAACTGTTACACCTGGTGGCCTTACGCAGCAATCACAACACTTGCATGGAACTGCAAATATGCCTCTTGGCATGTCTAGTGGATTGAATCCAGCGAATCCGTCGATACTTCCCCCAACTAGTACTTCTTCTACACATCCAACGTTGCATCGACCTCACCAAGATATACCATCTCCGCTACATCATCCATTAGTTGGTTTTGGGTCGCATACGTCGAGTAGTCACAATCAGAGCCCATCGGCACCAGCCAACAATTCAAGAAATGAATCAGATCGACTCGAAAGAAGAGATAGCGGACTACATCACCGTGCGTCGCCTGTTGGTGGAATGATTCCTGGGAGCAGTTCGGGATTGCTCACTCATCCAGCGATTCCACATATGCATCTTGGTGGACCGCCGACCGTTCCATCTGTTGCTTTGCCACTATTATCATCGCATCATCCAAGTCATTTGGGGCCACCATTGCTACCTCCAAACTCTTCTGTACCAAATGCTCCATTGCCTCTGATCAGCAGTCATTCTGGAAGTGGTTTGAGCGATGGCCGACATACACCAATTTCTGTTCCGCCATCTTCGACACACGCCCCAACGCCAACCACTGCTAGTTCAGCATTTAGTCGTACAAGTCCAAGTGTTCAGTATGCTTCGTTACCACCTTCGTCTGCTCATCGCACAAGTTCTCCATCACAACCACCGAATAGTTTAACAAGAGGAAGTCCGCTACATTTACCACACCATTCATCTGCATCAGCCTTGTCTGCGGCTGCAGCAGCAGCTGCTGAACGTGATCGTCAAGCTTTAATGCGTCAGCAATCACCACATATGACACCTCCGCCAGTGTCATCATCATCGCTGATAGCAAGTCCATtaagcaaaatgtatggacaGCCGCCAAGATCGTTGGGCGCATCGTCTCCACCACATCACTTGCGACCAGGAGCTTCACCTCCAGTTCTCCGACATCCACAAATGCCTCTTCCACTTCCATTAACTGGAAGTATGCCTACACCAATGGGAATGCATCCAGCACATAATCCTTACTCTCACCATTTGATTCATCCAATGTTCTATCCGCATCAACACAATCCATTCAACGCTCCGTACGCCTCTTATCATCCGTATTCTCCAGCTGGCTATCAATTTATGGCTAGACCGCCACCTCCGAATGCAGCACTTGAAGCGAGTGTCATGTCTCACCATCAAAGTGTTCCACCACGATGTGACGAACCGCCAGCACATGTGGACAAACAAATGTCCATATCCAATTCACCGAGCATTCACAAACAG ATTAAACCTCCAGCACCTAAAACTCCACAGGGAAGTAGTAGCAGCGGAAGTAACAGTGGAGCAGGACCGTATCCGAGTCCACATCAATATTCTCAACCACATCAATTTGCCGAATCGCCATTGTCGGCGGGTAAAACAAGCCACATGGATGCGTTGAGAGCACATGCACATTCGGCTAGTAGCGGACTGAGTCATCATCCAACAGATCCTGTTCATGTCGATATCGAACCAGATCCTGAACCAGAAGTTCCTAGCCCTACACATAACATACAGCGCGGTCCTAGTCCCGATTGTAAGCCGGATGATACAGAATGCCATCGTTCGCAGTCGGCAAT ATTTGTTCGCCGATGTGACCGTGGTGATTACAATTCATGCACACGAACCGATCTCGAGTTCAAGCCTGTTGCAGATTCGAAATTAGCAAGAAAGCGAGAGGAACGGGATCGGAAATTGGCCGAGAAGGAACGTGAACGTCgtcaacagcaacaacagcaaGCTGctcaacagcaacaacaagcTGCAGCTGcccaacagcagcagcagcagcaacaacagcaacaacaacaacagcagcagcaacagcaCCAGCAACAACAGGCCCAACAAGCTGCCGCTCAACAACAAGCTCAACAACAGGCTGCACAACAAGCCAAAATGAAATCGGAAATCAAACCGTATGTCGACACACCAGCATTGAGACAGTTGTCCGAGTATGCTAGACCGCATGGTTTCAG agaATTTGAGGATCTGAAAAATGCTCAAGCTGCAGCTGCTGCGTCTTCGAGACTTGATCCACATTGGATGGAATTTTACAGGATGCG CGGTCTTCATCCATCCCAATTCCCCCTTTATCCGAACCAAGCAGCTATATCTCAACTGGAACGCGAACGACTTGGCATACCTCCTTCACATCATGGACTTGATCCGAACGATCCAATG ATACGATTGGCTGGCGAATTTCACGCCCATTCTCATACTCATTTACATTTGCATTCACAGCAACAGCAAGAAGCAGTCGGATTCCAGCTACCAC CCAACGTACCACCATATCCACGACCGAATATGTTATTGGGGAGGGAACACAATCCGGAAGTTTTGCTGCGTATGTCCTACGCTGATCAATTGCAG GCGGCCGAGTTCCGACAGACGATGGATCGAGCGCATACATTGCACGAACAGTACTTCAG TGCAAGACTTGTCGCGGATTTTCTAAGAGAAATGGAGCTTTATTTTACTCTATTTGATCATATGCGGTAG